The proteins below are encoded in one region of Myxococcales bacterium:
- a CDS encoding TraB family protein, protein MLGVKPGAELLAATEKAKEHGAKLVLADRDIQATLKRTWRNLSFLNKFRLVSVMFGAFFTANEITEDTIEELKDRDSLSDAMKEFAKAMPQVQIPLIDERDRYLMSSVQEAEGQTIVAVVGAGHVEGMVSYLGHTINRRELTVIPPPSRWTALLKWIIPAIVLAAFVVGYQKHAGETLSAMIYAWVLPNAVAAAALSLLAGAKLWTVLTAFISSPITSLNPTIGTGMVAGFVEAKLRRPTVEDAEGIQDAMMSVRGIYANRFTRVLLVAVMSSLGSSLGAWIGATWVISLL, encoded by the coding sequence TTGCTTGGTGTAAAGCCTGGCGCGGAGTTACTCGCCGCTACCGAAAAAGCAAAAGAGCATGGCGCAAAGCTCGTGTTAGCGGATCGGGACATTCAGGCTACGCTCAAGCGTACCTGGCGTAACCTTTCTTTTCTAAACAAGTTCCGACTGGTTTCGGTGATGTTTGGTGCGTTTTTCACAGCCAACGAAATTACCGAAGACACCATTGAAGAGCTCAAGGACCGAGACAGCTTGAGCGATGCGATGAAAGAGTTCGCTAAGGCCATGCCTCAAGTGCAAATTCCCCTTATTGACGAGCGTGATCGTTACTTGATGAGTTCGGTTCAAGAAGCCGAGGGGCAGACCATCGTCGCTGTGGTGGGCGCAGGTCACGTCGAAGGCATGGTTAGCTACCTGGGCCACACCATTAATAGACGGGAACTAACCGTTATTCCTCCACCTTCGCGATGGACGGCTTTGCTCAAGTGGATCATCCCCGCCATCGTACTTGCGGCGTTTGTCGTAGGTTACCAAAAACATGCGGGTGAGACACTAAGCGCCATGATCTACGCTTGGGTGTTGCCCAATGCCGTCGCTGCGGCGGCACTTAGCCTTTTGGCAGGCGCTAAACTATGGACAGTGCTTACTGCGTTTATTTCATCGCCCATTACCTCGCTTAATCCCACGATTGGCACGGGCATGGTTGCCGGTTTTGTTGAAGCCAAGCTTCGGCGTCCCACCGTGGAAGATGCGGAAGGTATTCAAGATGCCATGATGAGTGTTCGCGGCATTTATGCAAATCGCTTTACGCGCGTTCTGCTTGTTGCCGTGATGTCTTCCCTAGGCTCATCGCTTGGGGCATGGATAGGCGCAACCTGGGTCATATCGTTGCTCTAG
- a CDS encoding TraB/GumN family protein yields the protein MTEQQFSQNVRHLEYQGKHIYLVGTAHISQKSVEEVNYVIDTLKPDTVCVELDQLRYETLVDDQRFRKLDLFQIIREKKVLFVMANWCSRPISGGSVLCLV from the coding sequence ATGACCGAGCAGCAGTTTTCTCAAAATGTGCGCCATCTGGAATATCAGGGCAAACATATTTATCTTGTAGGCACCGCCCACATTTCTCAAAAAAGTGTCGAAGAGGTGAACTACGTTATCGACACCCTTAAGCCCGATACGGTTTGTGTGGAGTTGGATCAGCTTCGTTACGAAACCCTCGTTGATGATCAACGATTTCGAAAGCTTGATTTGTTTCAAATCATTCGAGAAAAGAAAGTGCTGTTTGTGATGGCCAATTGGTGCTCTCGGCCTATCAGCGGAGGCTCGGTGCTTTGCTTGGTGTAA
- a CDS encoding serine/threonine protein kinase, with amino-acid sequence MQLDSVPEPIPDRTGLVLQDRYKIVRKLGEGGMGEVYEAEHLLIGKRVAIKCLHPQFARDPRALERFKREARTASMAGNEHIVDVNDLGVLPDGCPYMVMEFLAGRELAELIEDEGPFSVGRLVRIVEQVCEALSVVHAQGIVHRDLKPQNILIVKRKGNRDFVKILDFGVSKVREGTDSIHSSLTRTGALIGTPHYMAPEQSKGSKNTDHRADIYALGVIMYLGLIGKVPFDGETLPDLIMNIMTEEAVPPSHIRSDLPTEFSEIVMRAFAKNPDDRFATAAELAEALAPFRDIDYIPTVSDFGRADTDPPVRAIVPRTSERPGPMPGARIQTISHVRPTPSRTPIPALGDSAKAFVAGFLLLGSIAGGLMYWRASTDGNASESEQALIMQPGAPAEIKSPEPPPPQDRVAMPSEKVRIQISASPSDARIYINGDWFPNPLDTERPRSPDPVTIEVKKEGYQSMRQAALFDNDLELKVDLKPIAKTHVRPKPTPNIPNVAESSTRTPQIRQTESRERKVRKSF; translated from the coding sequence ATGCAGCTGGATTCTGTGCCGGAACCGATTCCGGACCGCACAGGTCTAGTGCTTCAAGACCGATACAAAATCGTTCGCAAACTCGGCGAAGGCGGTATGGGTGAGGTGTATGAGGCGGAGCATCTTCTGATAGGTAAACGCGTCGCAATTAAGTGTCTGCATCCACAGTTCGCGCGTGACCCTCGTGCGTTGGAACGTTTTAAACGTGAAGCGCGCACTGCTTCGATGGCAGGCAATGAGCATATCGTTGATGTTAATGATCTTGGCGTGCTACCAGACGGTTGTCCGTACATGGTGATGGAGTTTCTCGCAGGCCGTGAGCTTGCTGAGTTGATCGAAGATGAAGGACCCTTTTCCGTCGGTAGGTTGGTACGGATTGTTGAACAGGTGTGTGAGGCGCTTAGCGTCGTGCATGCGCAAGGCATCGTGCACCGTGACCTAAAGCCGCAGAATATCTTGATTGTTAAACGCAAGGGCAATCGCGACTTCGTGAAGATACTTGACTTTGGTGTCTCGAAAGTTCGCGAAGGCACCGATTCGATTCACAGCAGCTTAACGCGTACGGGCGCGCTGATTGGAACGCCACACTACATGGCGCCGGAACAGAGCAAGGGCTCAAAAAACACAGATCATCGTGCTGACATCTACGCTTTGGGCGTAATTATGTACCTGGGGCTAATCGGTAAGGTGCCTTTCGACGGCGAGACTCTTCCTGATCTCATTATGAACATAATGACAGAGGAAGCTGTGCCGCCGTCTCACATCCGTTCGGATCTTCCCACAGAGTTTAGCGAAATAGTCATGCGTGCTTTCGCAAAAAATCCGGATGACCGCTTTGCGACAGCGGCTGAGCTTGCAGAAGCTCTCGCGCCGTTTCGGGATATCGACTACATCCCAACCGTGAGTGACTTCGGCCGTGCCGATACAGACCCTCCAGTTCGCGCCATCGTACCGCGTACATCCGAACGTCCCGGCCCCATGCCCGGCGCTCGGATACAAACAATTTCCCATGTACGGCCAACACCTAGTCGCACTCCAATCCCAGCGCTAGGCGATAGCGCAAAAGCTTTCGTTGCGGGGTTCTTGCTGCTTGGAAGTATCGCTGGAGGCCTGATGTATTGGCGAGCGTCTACGGACGGCAACGCTTCGGAGAGCGAGCAGGCTTTGATTATGCAGCCAGGTGCACCTGCTGAGATAAAAAGCCCTGAGCCACCTCCGCCGCAAGACCGCGTGGCCATGCCCAGTGAAAAAGTTCGTATTCAGATTTCTGCCTCGCCGAGTGATGCCAGAATATATATCAACGGTGACTGGTTTCCGAATCCGCTTGATACCGAGCGGCCTCGTAGCCCTGATCCGGTGACAATTGAAGTGAAAAAGGAAGGCTATCAAAGCATGCGGCAAGCGGCCTTGTTTGATAACGATTTGGAGCTAAAGGTTGATTTAAAGCCCATTGCTAAGACTCATGTGCGACCTAAACCTACCCCCAATATCCCTAATGTAGCAGAAAGCTCGACGCGAACACCTCAAATACGGCAAACTGAGAGTCGTGAACGTAAAGTCCGCAAGAGTTTTTAA
- a CDS encoding PD40 domain-containing protein, whose protein sequence is MLKVFIFWASASLIGACNAFDAPLQEHDAGNDAQVADSDIDVDAGSTLNDSGISIGSCNDAIRNTDESDVDCGGSCPPCDLGKQCNATTDCQSNVCQNGSCTCYYGPFSTPTNLGSGVNSSSDEWDPAPSADHLSLYFASWKSGGQGDADIYVASRASTNDAFSSPISLSAVNDSKANDSPSLWNGDLNLAYDSWIDFGVDGNLLYATRTSLQSSFTVATNDIFVNINRGDSAQLDPSLIDNGLLLMFSSNQPQGSGGFDIWQSTRTSDAVPFSAPTRVAELASSSDDGFSSLSRDGLVIFFTSDRAGGVGQNDIWTATRSTLSSAFGTPSLVANINSSGNEATPSLSADGLNLYFASNRAGGRGEPIFGARLESACRPLRTKVERSIAFRQSTRATI, encoded by the coding sequence GTGCTTAAGGTTTTCATTTTTTGGGCTTCAGCGAGCCTAATCGGAGCGTGCAACGCTTTTGATGCACCATTGCAGGAACACGACGCTGGAAACGATGCGCAAGTTGCTGACTCAGACATCGATGTTGATGCAGGGAGCACATTGAACGACAGCGGTATCAGTATCGGAAGCTGCAACGATGCAATCCGAAACACGGATGAAAGCGATGTGGACTGCGGCGGAAGCTGTCCACCATGCGACCTGGGAAAGCAGTGCAACGCAACAACCGATTGCCAAAGCAATGTCTGTCAGAACGGTAGTTGCACGTGTTACTATGGGCCTTTTTCAACGCCGACGAACCTCGGGAGCGGCGTCAACTCTTCATCGGATGAATGGGACCCAGCGCCAAGCGCAGATCATCTTAGCTTGTATTTTGCATCCTGGAAAAGCGGAGGGCAGGGCGATGCGGATATCTACGTTGCCAGTCGCGCTAGCACAAACGATGCTTTTTCCTCACCCATTAGCCTTTCGGCCGTAAACGACAGCAAAGCAAACGATAGCCCTTCGCTGTGGAACGGAGACCTCAACCTAGCCTACGACTCTTGGATAGACTTCGGGGTCGATGGAAATCTTTTGTATGCCACTCGCACAAGCCTGCAGAGCAGTTTCACTGTCGCAACAAACGATATTTTTGTTAATATTAATCGCGGAGACTCGGCACAGCTGGATCCATCGTTGATCGACAATGGTCTGTTGCTAATGTTTAGTTCAAACCAGCCACAAGGTTCCGGCGGCTTTGACATATGGCAATCCACACGAACATCAGACGCCGTGCCTTTCTCTGCGCCAACACGGGTAGCGGAATTGGCAAGCAGTTCAGATGACGGCTTCAGCTCACTTTCGCGTGACGGTCTAGTGATTTTCTTCACCAGTGATCGCGCTGGTGGTGTTGGGCAAAACGACATCTGGACCGCAACACGCAGCACGCTTAGTAGCGCTTTCGGCACGCCTTCACTTGTTGCCAATATCAACAGCAGTGGAAATGAGGCAACACCATCGCTAAGCGCAGATGGCCTCAACCTCTATTTTGCAAGCAATCGCGCAGGAGGACGGGGGGAGCCGATATTTGGCGCGCGACTCGAGAGTGCCTGCAGGCCACTTCGAACTAAGGTGGAGCGGTCAATCGCTTTTAGACAGAGCACTAGAGCAACGATATGA
- a CDS encoding PEGA domain-containing protein — translation MNVKSARVFKLSLACFLWISLGASLGVVHAKDHPKQRKGRNPAAANLIEAKQRFSEGVQLVEDGNHEAAIVEFEASNRLVPRPNTLYNLGLSYEAIFRYEKALEYYKAYLRQAERDDPDRPSVVKIIKRLKNRLGALNIETTPAAEVWLGDRKLGLAPGKFLVPSGRHVLEIRSEDFIPVRKQIDVLARSTQNIAFKLKPAQITVKETTGISPVWFWTGVGLTVVSAAIGSYFVLRTVSLNDDVKNANPLLPLGEQIEEDRDEAALYADIFLISAGALAIGTLFTAFFTRWTDDDSKPGKDREHARRPTITPWMSFQSAGLELKGEL, via the coding sequence GTGAACGTAAAGTCCGCAAGAGTTTTTAAGCTTAGTTTAGCGTGTTTTCTTTGGATTAGCCTTGGCGCTTCTTTGGGAGTGGTGCATGCAAAGGATCACCCTAAGCAAAGGAAAGGTCGAAACCCGGCGGCGGCAAACCTTATCGAAGCGAAGCAACGGTTTAGCGAAGGCGTGCAGCTTGTAGAAGACGGCAATCACGAAGCCGCGATTGTTGAGTTTGAAGCATCCAACCGTTTGGTTCCGCGTCCCAATACCTTATACAATTTAGGCTTGAGTTACGAAGCTATTTTTCGTTACGAAAAAGCGCTTGAATACTATAAAGCGTATCTTCGTCAAGCTGAACGCGATGATCCGGACCGCCCTTCAGTCGTGAAAATTATCAAGCGTCTAAAAAACCGTTTGGGCGCACTTAATATTGAAACGACCCCAGCCGCCGAGGTTTGGCTTGGCGATCGGAAACTCGGCCTGGCACCTGGTAAGTTTTTGGTTCCGTCTGGGCGGCACGTGCTTGAAATTCGAAGCGAAGACTTTATTCCGGTAAGAAAACAAATCGACGTACTTGCCCGAAGCACGCAAAATATAGCGTTCAAACTCAAACCTGCCCAAATCACAGTGAAAGAGACTACCGGAATCTCGCCGGTGTGGTTTTGGACGGGCGTCGGGCTTACCGTCGTTAGCGCTGCGATTGGCAGCTACTTTGTCTTGCGTACGGTGAGTCTCAACGACGATGTTAAAAACGCAAACCCTCTGCTTCCTCTTGGCGAACAAATCGAAGAAGACCGCGATGAAGCAGCCCTCTATGCTGATATCTTTTTAATTTCTGCCGGTGCTCTTGCCATAGGCACATTGTTTACTGCTTTCTTTACACGCTGGACTGACGACGATAGCAAGCCTGGCAAAGACCGCGAACATGCTCGCCGTCCCACAATCACTCCATGGATGAGTTTTCAAAGCGCCGGCCTGGAACTAAAAGGTGAGCTCTAA
- the recG gene encoding ATP-dependent DNA helicase RecG, which yields MNRKTIPSEAAIETLPGIGKVVGAVLRERGLCQVGDLPLILPRNYVDERQITPLSQLEEGKRQVSMGVVLGSRMIYARGRRMAEVSLAPLPSDPHGPHAVLRLVWFSAFPNHLKKYRHGAVVRVSGRIERYRGVLSAAHPDTAVLTDSEQADAAVITRYPDMQGVPSKALHKAIQASVNRCKDDILDAIPQSMRDEEGLMPLYDALVALHFPSNELSLDEVDALNSFSSIYHQRLAYEEFFLLELALHERRAAQGDYEAEALKGEPAKVKRLKSSLPFKLTSAQSRVLKEIITDLQRDAPMRRLLQGDVGCGKTAVAALASVYAVSAKTQVAIMAPTEVLAEQHYRSLKELLEPLDVRVELVLGGMRSKHKEELKQSLASGQIHVAVGTHALMNEDFVFKRLRFVVVDEQHRFGVSQRLSLVKKASPEGRLAPHLLVMTATPIPRSLALALYGDLQTSVVDEMPPGRLAPVTKMIPVAERHRAIDIIKRALNKGGQVFVVCPSIEVSEAMPLRAAEESYAELSRLFHKEGVGLMHGRLDYASRQQVMADFVEGKTQILVSTTVIEVGVDIPRANLMVIEHAERFGLAQLHQLRGRIGRGGQPSACLLLHEAQSEEAESRLEVMCESSDGFEIAEKDLQLRGPGELFGQRQSGVVGFRFGNLKRDAELLERARAAARKILESDPTLEQQAHRATLLALKRLKRASGLLVKEEAG from the coding sequence GTGAATCGAAAAACAATCCCCTCAGAAGCAGCAATCGAAACACTACCTGGCATCGGTAAGGTCGTGGGAGCCGTACTGCGCGAACGGGGCCTATGTCAGGTCGGTGATTTGCCTCTCATCCTACCGCGGAACTATGTCGATGAGCGACAGATCACCCCCTTAAGTCAGCTTGAAGAAGGAAAGCGACAGGTTAGTATGGGCGTTGTTTTGGGCTCTCGAATGATCTATGCACGTGGCCGGCGCATGGCAGAGGTAAGCCTAGCGCCATTGCCCAGTGATCCGCATGGCCCCCATGCCGTCTTAAGACTTGTATGGTTTTCGGCTTTCCCCAATCATCTGAAAAAGTACCGGCATGGCGCTGTTGTTCGAGTCAGTGGCCGTATTGAACGCTACCGGGGAGTGCTCTCAGCAGCTCACCCCGACACCGCAGTGCTCACCGACAGTGAGCAAGCGGACGCCGCCGTCATTACCCGTTATCCAGATATGCAAGGGGTGCCGAGCAAGGCTTTGCACAAAGCCATTCAAGCTTCCGTCAACCGCTGCAAGGATGACATCTTAGATGCAATACCACAGTCCATGCGAGACGAAGAGGGTCTCATGCCTCTTTACGATGCGCTCGTAGCGCTGCATTTTCCCTCGAATGAACTAAGTTTGGATGAAGTCGATGCGCTCAATTCTTTTTCCAGCATCTATCATCAACGCTTGGCCTACGAAGAGTTTTTCTTGCTGGAACTTGCGCTTCATGAACGAAGAGCAGCTCAAGGGGACTACGAAGCGGAAGCTCTCAAAGGTGAGCCTGCAAAAGTGAAGCGTCTGAAAAGCAGCCTGCCTTTCAAACTCACATCAGCGCAAAGCAGAGTGCTAAAGGAAATCATCACAGACCTGCAAAGAGATGCGCCCATGAGACGCCTGCTCCAAGGCGATGTCGGTTGCGGAAAAACAGCAGTCGCAGCGCTCGCTTCGGTTTACGCGGTTTCCGCCAAAACCCAAGTCGCTATCATGGCGCCTACCGAGGTCTTGGCTGAACAACACTACCGCTCGCTAAAAGAGCTGCTAGAGCCTTTGGATGTAAGGGTCGAGCTGGTGTTAGGCGGCATGCGATCCAAGCATAAAGAAGAGCTAAAACAGTCGCTCGCATCCGGCCAAATCCATGTCGCCGTGGGAACACACGCGCTAATGAACGAAGATTTCGTCTTTAAGCGACTGCGCTTCGTGGTAGTGGATGAACAACATCGTTTTGGCGTATCGCAGCGTCTTAGCCTCGTTAAAAAAGCAAGCCCCGAAGGCAGACTCGCTCCGCACCTGTTGGTTATGACGGCCACGCCCATACCGCGCTCGCTCGCACTGGCTCTTTATGGGGACCTTCAAACAAGCGTTGTCGACGAAATGCCGCCCGGACGGCTAGCGCCTGTTACAAAGATGATCCCCGTAGCCGAGCGCCACCGTGCCATCGATATTATTAAGCGTGCACTCAATAAAGGCGGTCAGGTTTTTGTGGTCTGTCCATCCATCGAGGTTTCCGAAGCCATGCCACTCCGTGCAGCAGAAGAGAGCTACGCTGAACTCAGTCGTCTTTTTCATAAAGAAGGCGTGGGCCTTATGCATGGCCGACTGGACTATGCCTCTCGGCAACAGGTGATGGCTGATTTTGTCGAAGGGAAAACGCAAATCCTGGTCAGCACAACCGTGATCGAAGTTGGCGTGGATATCCCGCGCGCAAACCTGATGGTGATCGAGCACGCTGAACGCTTTGGGCTAGCGCAGCTTCATCAGTTGAGAGGCCGCATCGGACGTGGAGGGCAGCCAAGTGCCTGCCTCTTGCTCCACGAGGCTCAAAGCGAAGAAGCTGAATCAAGACTAGAGGTTATGTGTGAAAGCTCAGATGGATTCGAGATTGCTGAAAAGGACTTGCAACTGCGCGGGCCAGGAGAGCTCTTTGGACAACGCCAGTCTGGCGTCGTGGGCTTCCGCTTTGGCAACCTGAAACGCGATGCCGAACTCCTCGAGCGAGCGCGCGCAGCGGCTAGGAAAATACTCGAATCAGACCCCACGCTCGAGCAACAAGCCCATCGCGCAACCTTGCTTGCCCTGAAACGACTTAAGCGTGCATCCGGACTGCTGGTAAAAGAAGAAGCCGGTTAA
- a CDS encoding tryptophan 7-halogenase produces the protein MVNSGKNPFYDVVIMGGGPAGATLAALLRNQTKLSVLLCEKEKFPREHIGESFANRVIPGLALSGALEKVLASDCYVKKYGGYYLWEKDKPSTTFFEHTAWKKDGVRRWTIHCNRAEFDAILLEHAESCGVEIWQGAEVTRYEKQGELNKISVANRGDVYCRVFVEAAGSDAEAISLSIKTLLFGTMSLAASQLKALTTIGTFFAKTISRPLPILPLRMDGSGTYRFQKSSTESGSLHTRWDL, from the coding sequence ATGGTTAACTCAGGTAAAAACCCGTTTTACGATGTTGTCATTATGGGCGGCGGTCCTGCGGGCGCAACATTAGCTGCGCTCTTGCGAAATCAAACAAAACTGAGCGTTTTGCTTTGCGAAAAAGAAAAATTCCCAAGAGAACATATCGGAGAGTCCTTCGCTAATCGCGTCATCCCGGGACTTGCGCTTAGCGGCGCGCTTGAAAAGGTTTTGGCCAGTGACTGCTATGTAAAGAAATATGGCGGCTACTATCTTTGGGAAAAAGATAAGCCAAGTACAACATTTTTTGAGCATACCGCTTGGAAAAAGGACGGTGTTCGGCGGTGGACTATTCACTGCAACCGGGCCGAGTTTGACGCGATTTTGCTCGAGCATGCCGAAAGCTGTGGGGTTGAAATATGGCAAGGTGCCGAAGTCACCCGCTACGAGAAACAAGGAGAGCTTAATAAAATTTCGGTTGCAAACCGGGGTGATGTTTATTGTCGTGTCTTTGTTGAAGCGGCAGGTAGCGACGCAGAAGCCATCTCTCTGAGTATCAAAACATTGCTATTTGGAACCATGTCCTTGGCGGCAAGCCAGCTCAAAGCCTTGACTACGATTGGAACATTTTTCGCAAAGACAATCTCTCGTCCATTGCCAATTTTGCCTTTGAGGATGGATGGTTCTGGTACATACCGGTTCCAAAAGTCATCAACGGAAAGCGGCAGCTTACACACTCGTTGGGACTTGTAA
- a CDS encoding NAD(P)-binding domain-containing protein: MIGELGGMGLIRNAISQGSQAADHILKGNRRASKPGVYDAIVVGAGPAGISATLKLIEGGANVVLLEKEAYGGTIAHYPRAKVVMAGVLDIPMFGKVKRRKMSKEQLLSLWDDIRQRTNLPVQTGELVEGLERRSDGTWLVKSSTQAWPAANVLLALGRRGSPRKLGVAGEEQHKVHYRLLEPKEFKQKHVLIVGGGNSAVESAISLADEGKCKSVTISYRRSTFGRCRAENKKLITEAIAKGKVVALMPSNVTKIDETTVTLDCGDKGNIRIENDAMIIQIGGTAPASLLSTFGIDLITKYGEA, encoded by the coding sequence GTGATTGGTGAACTCGGCGGTATGGGGCTAATTCGAAACGCCATCAGTCAGGGTTCTCAAGCGGCGGATCATATTTTGAAAGGAAATCGCAGAGCATCAAAGCCCGGCGTATACGACGCGATAGTTGTGGGTGCCGGACCAGCAGGAATAAGCGCCACACTCAAGCTTATTGAAGGCGGCGCGAATGTTGTTTTGCTTGAAAAAGAAGCCTATGGCGGGACCATTGCACATTACCCACGCGCCAAAGTTGTTATGGCCGGGGTCTTGGATATTCCTATGTTCGGGAAAGTAAAGCGACGCAAGATGTCCAAAGAGCAGCTTCTTTCGCTTTGGGACGACATCCGGCAGCGTACGAATCTACCGGTTCAGACCGGTGAGCTTGTCGAGGGCCTGGAGCGGCGCTCGGATGGAACGTGGCTTGTAAAAAGCTCGACGCAGGCCTGGCCAGCAGCAAATGTGCTGCTGGCTTTGGGTAGACGCGGTTCACCGCGAAAGCTAGGCGTTGCAGGCGAAGAGCAGCACAAGGTTCACTACCGGTTGCTTGAGCCCAAAGAGTTTAAGCAAAAACATGTGCTGATCGTGGGTGGGGGAAACAGTGCCGTTGAGTCGGCTATTTCGTTAGCCGATGAAGGCAAATGCAAGTCCGTTACCATTAGCTACCGTCGGAGTACCTTTGGACGATGCCGTGCTGAAAATAAAAAGTTGATTACCGAAGCCATCGCCAAAGGCAAAGTTGTGGCCCTGATGCCTAGTAACGTAACGAAGATTGATGAAACAACGGTTACGCTTGATTGTGGTGACAAAGGCAACATTCGCATTGAGAATGACGCCATGATTATCCAGATCGGAGGAACCGCTCCGGCCAGCCTGCTTTCCACTTTCGGCATCGATTTGATTACCAAATATGGTGAGGCATGA
- a CDS encoding 4Fe-4S dicluster domain-containing protein, with translation MESIQIYAGLILVAGLLYVVWRVFEGLHEQKSSKALAAAHELGEVLPPSIHPKINPDLCIGSGACIKACPEKGVIGMVGGRANLVGPLACIGHGACAAACPVHAIELVFGTEKEALSCPRSIRTSKPVKQVFT, from the coding sequence ATGGAATCGATACAGATCTATGCGGGCTTGATCCTGGTTGCGGGACTTCTCTATGTGGTGTGGCGTGTTTTCGAGGGTCTTCATGAGCAGAAATCCAGCAAGGCTCTTGCTGCTGCCCATGAGCTGGGAGAGGTCCTTCCACCGAGTATTCATCCGAAAATCAACCCCGATCTGTGTATTGGTTCGGGTGCGTGTATCAAGGCTTGCCCGGAAAAAGGCGTGATTGGCATGGTGGGTGGTCGGGCTAATTTGGTCGGACCTTTGGCCTGCATTGGACATGGCGCTTGCGCTGCGGCCTGCCCTGTTCACGCGATCGAGCTAGTTTTTGGTACTGAAAAAGAGGCCTTGAGCTGCCCAAGGTCGATCCGCACTTCCAAACCAGTCAAGCAGGTGTTTACGTGA
- a CDS encoding efflux RND transporter periplasmic adaptor subunit: MELRLPGEVEGAREALLAAPLGGFIEAVNCHKGDKVKQGTPLVRVDSSTYYADLARVQAEHNQAEADLTRSKQLKDTIPRAELEAAETRYLAVEASLKSAQIRATRSVLRAPFSGTIADIDVERGEVASPGAPLVRLVQLDPVKVTLSVPDRDVVALKQGLAVEVTSGASGQVFQGQIAHISPAADPKTRAFEVDVSVANKERHLLPGMIANVLVKDSVTQQGIVLPQGIVVTRLKENGVFVIEGRKAHWRTLKLGRVIGDQIVVDEGLKEGEVIATTGQRNLVRGRRIVIARKGKCCQAGRIFFEESK, from the coding sequence TTGGAACTGCGTTTACCTGGCGAAGTGGAGGGGGCCCGCGAAGCACTTTTAGCGGCACCCCTTGGAGGGTTTATTGAAGCCGTCAACTGCCACAAAGGGGACAAAGTAAAGCAGGGGACGCCTTTAGTTCGCGTCGATAGCTCAACCTACTACGCTGACCTTGCCCGCGTGCAAGCTGAACACAATCAAGCCGAAGCCGATTTAACACGCTCAAAGCAACTAAAGGACACGATTCCGAGAGCCGAGCTTGAAGCTGCCGAGACGCGTTATCTCGCCGTCGAAGCAAGTCTCAAGAGCGCACAAATTCGTGCGACTCGATCGGTACTTCGCGCTCCGTTTTCCGGGACAATCGCCGATATCGACGTTGAACGAGGCGAGGTGGCTTCTCCTGGCGCGCCGCTTGTACGTCTTGTTCAGCTTGACCCAGTTAAGGTGACGCTTTCTGTGCCTGACCGTGACGTGGTTGCGCTTAAGCAAGGCCTTGCCGTGGAAGTCACAAGCGGTGCAAGCGGACAAGTATTTCAAGGACAAATCGCACACATTAGTCCGGCAGCGGACCCCAAAACCCGCGCCTTTGAAGTCGATGTAAGCGTAGCGAACAAGGAACGTCACTTGCTGCCAGGTATGATTGCCAACGTTCTTGTCAAAGACTCTGTTACGCAGCAAGGCATTGTATTGCCTCAAGGGATTGTCGTTACCCGGCTCAAAGAAAACGGCGTTTTTGTTATCGAAGGGCGAAAAGCACATTGGCGCACTCTTAAGCTAGGCCGCGTGATCGGGGATCAAATCGTCGTAGACGAGGGCTTAAAAGAAGGCGAGGTCATCGCAACCACCGGACAGCGCAATTTGGTAAGAGGGCGACGAATTGTCATCGCACGCAAAGGGAAGTGTTGCCAAGCTGGACGAATTTTCTTTGAGGAAAGCAAGTGA